One region of Wolbachia endosymbiont of Drosophila innubila genomic DNA includes:
- a CDS encoding phosphatidylglycerophosphatase A → MKFLYKLMSTWWLSGTVKKMPGTVGSLASFPLVPVILSNKILGAAIISFLFLIGLWSTGNYIKHYKTSCDPKEVVIDEVVGQLLTILLVSILLSQEMNCSSLLLCFFSFRFFDIIKTWPINLIDKNTKGPLGIMLDDVIAAILACVLIGAFYCLLLVYAG, encoded by the coding sequence GTGAAATTTTTATATAAATTAATGTCAACGTGGTGGCTGTCTGGAACAGTAAAAAAAATGCCAGGTACTGTGGGTAGTTTGGCTTCTTTTCCGCTTGTTCCTGTAATCCTGAGCAACAAAATTTTAGGTGCAGCAATTATTTCTTTTTTATTCTTAATTGGATTATGGTCTACAGGTAATTATATAAAACATTACAAGACTTCATGTGATCCAAAAGAGGTAGTAATTGACGAAGTGGTTGGTCAATTGCTGACGATACTTTTAGTTTCGATATTGTTAAGCCAAGAGATGAATTGTTCTTCATTGTTGTTGTGCTTTTTTTCTTTTAGGTTTTTTGATATAATAAAAACGTGGCCTATAAATTTAATCGATAAAAATACCAAAGGTCCTTTAGGTATTATGCTAGATGACGTTATAGCTGCAATTTTAGCCTGTGTTCTTATAGGAGCCTTTTATTGTTTATTGTTGGTGTATGCAGGATAA
- a CDS encoding NAD(P)H-dependent glycerol-3-phosphate dehydrogenase, translating to MAISILGAGAWGTAIAISLGSKKDVILWTHNETTFESINGKRESDKLPGCRISDNVSVKLAIEDIINASVTILAVPTQSLRKVCQQLHNCNLKKDVAIILACKGIEKSTLKLPSEIVNEILPNNPIAIFSGPSFAVEVARKLPYSMVLACQNNTLGSKLVSELQQENVKLEFSNDIIGVQICAALKNVFAIACGIVLGSKLGFNAHAALITKSMSEIKALYSAKIGDGSVDINTLLGPACLGDLIMTCTSLNSRNLSFGFKIGNSDNGFNVQQILSEGKSVIEGFSTAESIFNLAGKLKIKMPICEAVYRLLYESASIEDTLSVLIS from the coding sequence GTGGCAATATCAATTTTAGGTGCTGGTGCATGGGGTACAGCAATCGCAATTTCATTAGGTAGTAAGAAAGATGTGATTTTGTGGACTCACAATGAAACTACATTTGAATCAATCAACGGGAAAAGAGAAAGTGACAAGCTACCCGGTTGTCGAATTTCTGATAATGTGTCAGTAAAATTGGCTATTGAAGACATAATTAATGCTTCAGTAACAATCCTCGCTGTTCCCACTCAGTCTCTGAGGAAGGTATGTCAGCAATTGCATAATTGTAATCTGAAAAAAGATGTAGCAATAATTTTAGCTTGTAAGGGAATAGAAAAGTCTACATTAAAATTACCTAGTGAAATAGTAAATGAAATTTTACCTAACAATCCTATTGCTATTTTTTCAGGTCCTAGCTTTGCTGTAGAAGTTGCAAGAAAATTACCCTATTCAATGGTTCTTGCATGCCAAAATAACACATTAGGTTCAAAGCTAGTATCAGAGCTGCAACAAGAAAATGTTAAATTGGAGTTTAGTAACGACATTATAGGAGTACAGATTTGTGCAGCGTTAAAGAACGTTTTTGCTATAGCGTGTGGGATTGTTCTAGGTAGTAAACTTGGGTTTAATGCTCATGCAGCATTGATTACGAAAAGTATGAGCGAAATTAAGGCTTTATACTCAGCAAAAATTGGTGACGGTAGTGTGGATATAAATACACTACTTGGGCCAGCATGTCTGGGTGACCTAATTATGACATGCACATCCTTGAATTCAAGAAACTTATCTTTTGGGTTTAAAATAGGTAATAGTGACAATGGCTTTAATGTTCAGCAGATTTTGTCAGAAGGCAAGTCAGTGATTGAAGGTTTTAGCACTGCTGAGTCCATATTTAATTTAGCAGGAAAGCTAAAGATAAAAATGCCTATATGTGAAGCGGTCTATAGATTATTGTATGAAAGCGCCTCTATAGAGGATACTCTTTCTGTGCTTATAAGTTAA
- a CDS encoding response regulator transcription factor translates to MRILLIEDDQVSAKTVVNALTSDGHFCDVVTSAQDYNNNMVSSNGDYYDLVILDIHLPGDIDGYDILLRLRSAKIKVPVLILSCISAVNHKAKGLGYGADDYLTKPFHKSELLARIKAIVRRTKGHPESVIKIGNININFDHRVVEVKGKTVHLTNKEYSMIELLALRKGTVLTKEMFLNHLYNGLDEPSDNKIVDVFMCKLRKKLESANDGKSHIETVWGRGYVLKEYIDDDEYSNVNVGESSDGYQAEQVKDNA, encoded by the coding sequence ATGCGTATATTATTAATTGAAGATGATCAAGTAAGTGCAAAGACTGTAGTTAACGCCTTAACTTCTGATGGACACTTCTGTGACGTTGTTACTTCTGCACAAGATTATAACAATAATATGGTTTCCTCAAACGGAGATTACTATGACCTAGTTATTTTAGATATACACTTACCTGGTGATATTGACGGATATGATATATTGTTAAGACTAAGAAGTGCAAAAATCAAAGTTCCTGTCTTAATACTTTCATGCATATCCGCTGTCAATCACAAAGCTAAAGGACTCGGGTATGGTGCCGATGATTACTTAACCAAGCCATTTCATAAAAGCGAGTTATTAGCTCGAATTAAGGCCATAGTGCGTCGTACTAAAGGCCATCCTGAATCGGTGATAAAGATTGGTAATATAAATATCAATTTTGATCACAGGGTTGTTGAGGTGAAAGGTAAAACGGTTCACCTTACTAATAAAGAGTATTCTATGATAGAATTGCTAGCACTGCGTAAAGGAACAGTACTAACAAAAGAAATGTTCTTAAATCATCTTTACAATGGCTTGGATGAACCTTCAGATAACAAGATAGTTGATGTTTTTATGTGCAAATTACGTAAGAAACTTGAAAGTGCAAATGATGGAAAAAGCCACATAGAAACCGTTTGGGGCAGAGGGTATGTTCTGAAAGAGTATATTGATGATGATGAATATTCTAATGTTAATGTAGGCGAAAGTAGTGATGGCTATCAAGCAGAACAAGTGAAGGACAACGCATGA
- the nuoE gene encoding NADH-quinone oxidoreductase subunit NuoE produces MIEKEEQFSFTSENLKKAGKFIEMYPKGREGSAVMPLLYLVQEQCGWVSESAMRYVADMLHIPHIRVYEVANFYTMYNLKPVGKYLIQICRTTPCWLCNSEEVLNTFKKKLGINIGETTKDNLFTLKEVECLGACVNAPVVQINNDFYENLTPEKVENIITELSGK; encoded by the coding sequence ATGATAGAAAAAGAAGAGCAGTTTAGTTTTACATCAGAAAACCTCAAGAAAGCGGGAAAGTTTATAGAGATGTATCCCAAAGGTAGAGAAGGTAGTGCTGTTATGCCTTTACTATATCTGGTTCAAGAGCAATGCGGATGGGTTTCTGAATCTGCTATGCGTTATGTTGCTGATATGCTGCATATTCCACATATTCGTGTATATGAAGTGGCAAATTTTTACACCATGTATAATTTAAAACCAGTAGGCAAATATCTAATACAAATTTGTAGAACAACTCCTTGCTGGTTGTGCAATAGTGAAGAAGTTTTAAATACCTTTAAAAAAAAACTTGGAATCAATATCGGTGAGACTACTAAAGATAATTTGTTCACTTTAAAAGAAGTTGAATGCCTAGGTGCATGCGTTAATGCTCCCGTTGTGCAGATCAATAATGACTTCTATGAAAATCTTACTCCTGAGAAAGTAGAAAACATCATAACAGAACTTTCAGGCAAATAG
- the tgt gene encoding tRNA guanosine(34) transglycosylase Tgt: MKEEFSFKRIKQSGSARVGTIKTPNGSVETPAFIFCATKAAIKAADIERISEAGTQIILSNTYHLMLQPGENTVAKLGGLRKMIGWNGPMLTDSGGYQIFSLGHGSVSEEIKGIRKKQKTLIKINEDGAIFRSYINGKIYCLTPEKSVQIQQKLGADLILVLDECTPFHVSKEYTAKSMLMSHRWAERSLNEFEKNNNGKQALYGISQGGVYQDLRRESCDFINDLPFFGQAIGGSLGQSKEQMHDVVSFTMDHLKKDRPTHLLGIGGIVDIFRGVELGIDTFDCVHPTRLARHGGALVKVKNRNSISSKCKEHINLRNQRFELDNNPIESDCLCFTCRKHSRAYIHHLLKAKELLAYTLVTIHNIFFMNKLMASIRQAILDDRLDREKNNWISETPLHCELYT, translated from the coding sequence ATGAAAGAAGAATTTTCATTCAAGAGAATCAAGCAATCAGGTTCTGCAAGAGTTGGAACAATTAAAACTCCAAATGGAAGCGTAGAAACCCCCGCTTTTATATTCTGCGCAACAAAAGCTGCAATTAAAGCTGCAGATATTGAAAGAATAAGTGAAGCTGGTACCCAAATCATACTTTCCAACACCTATCACCTAATGCTTCAACCAGGAGAGAATACTGTTGCAAAACTTGGTGGTTTGCGCAAGATGATAGGATGGAATGGGCCAATGCTAACTGACTCAGGTGGATATCAGATATTTAGCTTAGGCCACGGATCAGTTTCGGAAGAGATAAAAGGAATAAGAAAAAAACAAAAAACTTTGATCAAAATTAATGAGGATGGGGCAATTTTCCGTTCTTACATTAATGGTAAAATTTATTGCTTAACTCCTGAAAAATCTGTACAAATTCAACAGAAATTAGGTGCAGATTTAATCCTAGTTTTAGATGAATGCACTCCATTTCACGTAAGCAAAGAATACACAGCAAAATCAATGCTCATGAGCCACAGATGGGCTGAACGTTCTTTAAATGAATTTGAAAAAAACAATAATGGCAAGCAGGCACTGTATGGAATTAGTCAAGGCGGAGTGTATCAAGATTTACGTAGAGAAAGTTGTGATTTTATCAACGATTTGCCATTTTTTGGTCAAGCAATAGGTGGATCACTTGGTCAAAGTAAAGAGCAGATGCATGATGTAGTTTCTTTCACTATGGACCACCTGAAAAAAGACAGGCCTACTCATTTGCTTGGTATTGGTGGAATTGTGGACATCTTTCGCGGAGTAGAGCTTGGAATTGACACGTTTGATTGCGTGCATCCAACCCGCTTAGCAAGGCATGGTGGCGCACTTGTTAAAGTAAAAAACAGAAATTCTATTTCTTCAAAGTGCAAAGAGCATATTAATTTGCGGAATCAACGATTTGAGCTGGACAACAACCCAATTGAAAGTGACTGTTTATGTTTTACCTGCAGAAAACATTCAAGAGCTTATATACACCATTTACTGAAAGCTAAAGAGCTCCTGGCTTACACGCTCGTTACCATTCATAATATTTTCTTTATGAATAAGTTAATGGCATCAATAAGGCAGGCTATATTAGATGATAGGCTAGATCGGGAGAAAAATAATTGGATTAGTGAGACACCACTACACTGTGAATTATACACCTAG
- a CDS encoding M16 family metallopeptidase codes for MNIPRVTKLDNGLRIITEQVRDIDSVALSIRVGVGSRAESAKQNGISHFLEHMAFKGTKTRTAFEIAKAFDDIGGVFNASTGRESTTYYAKVLKKDIKTGIDILIDILMNSTFPEDELEREKGVVIQEIFQTNDSPSDIIFDKYFEAAYKDQPFGRSILGTQNTVKSFTRGDLDNYINEHYFGENMLFAVAGNVEHEEVVALTKDFLSKIHSKKLKKSQNASCTGGEYLEHRKLDQVHLLIGLPSVSRHDDKYHTFQVLDSILGSGMSSRLFQEVREKQGLAYSVYSFNSSYTNTGIFSIFAGTDSSNLDKLLKSITTELKKLSTDDLKEEEVNRVKERVKSQILMSRESVSSRAETLGHYYGNYNRYISKNELIEKISAITTANVKKAAEELLSQHEKTTLAAIGEIESLPSYDKVVSMLKA; via the coding sequence ATGAATATACCCCGGGTAACAAAATTAGATAATGGTCTGCGCATAATAACTGAGCAGGTGCGTGATATTGATTCCGTAGCTTTAAGCATACGAGTTGGTGTTGGCAGTAGAGCAGAAAGTGCAAAGCAAAATGGAATATCCCATTTTTTAGAACACATGGCTTTCAAAGGGACGAAGACAAGAACTGCCTTTGAAATTGCAAAAGCTTTTGATGACATAGGTGGAGTTTTCAACGCTAGCACCGGTAGGGAAAGCACCACCTATTATGCAAAAGTCCTCAAGAAAGACATAAAAACTGGTATTGATATATTAATAGATATATTGATGAATTCCACGTTTCCAGAAGATGAATTGGAACGTGAGAAGGGTGTTGTAATACAAGAGATTTTTCAAACTAATGATTCACCAAGTGACATTATTTTCGACAAATATTTTGAGGCAGCTTATAAAGACCAACCATTTGGTAGGTCAATCTTAGGCACGCAAAATACTGTAAAATCTTTTACTCGAGGAGATCTAGATAATTACATAAATGAGCATTACTTTGGTGAGAATATGCTATTTGCCGTTGCAGGAAATGTTGAACATGAAGAAGTTGTTGCATTAACCAAAGATTTTCTCTCAAAGATTCATTCTAAAAAGCTGAAAAAAAGCCAAAATGCGAGCTGTACTGGTGGTGAGTATTTAGAACATCGTAAATTAGATCAGGTACACTTGCTAATTGGTCTACCTAGTGTTTCTCGCCATGACGATAAATATCACACGTTTCAAGTGCTTGATTCTATATTAGGGAGCGGAATGTCATCACGTTTATTTCAGGAAGTAAGGGAAAAGCAGGGATTAGCTTACTCTGTTTATTCATTTAATTCCAGCTATACTAATACAGGAATATTTTCCATTTTTGCTGGTACAGACAGTAGTAACTTAGATAAGCTTTTAAAATCTATAACGACAGAGTTGAAGAAGTTGTCTACAGATGATCTGAAGGAAGAAGAAGTAAATAGAGTGAAAGAGCGAGTAAAATCCCAAATTTTAATGTCACGCGAAAGTGTTAGCTCACGTGCTGAAACATTGGGACACTACTACGGTAACTATAATAGGTACATCAGTAAAAATGAATTAATAGAAAAAATTAGTGCAATTACCACTGCTAACGTAAAAAAAGCAGCAGAAGAATTGTTATCTCAGCATGAAAAAACCACTCTAGCTGCAATTGGAGAAATTGAATCATTGCCAAGTTACGATAAAGTGGTTTCTATGCTTAAAGCTTAG
- a CDS encoding superoxide dismutase, protein MSFTLPELPYDKTALEPYISAKTLNFHYDKHHKGYLNKLNELVENTDYQHVTIEELITKVHGNSGNLPIFNNAAQVWNHTFYWNSMKKNGGGKPKDGSLLAKKIQDDIGGFDKFYEEFSSHGVSQFGSGWVWLVLEKGRLGKLKITKTPNADLPIIYGQVPLLTMDVWEHAYYLDCQNRRIDYIKVFLDHLINWDFAEENLEEYMR, encoded by the coding sequence ATGAGTTTTACTTTACCTGAATTACCATACGATAAAACAGCTTTGGAGCCTTATATATCTGCAAAAACCTTAAATTTTCATTATGATAAGCACCATAAAGGATATTTAAATAAACTCAATGAGCTAGTTGAAAATACGGATTATCAACATGTAACAATTGAGGAATTAATAACAAAAGTGCATGGTAATAGCGGCAACTTGCCTATATTTAATAATGCAGCACAAGTTTGGAACCATACTTTTTATTGGAATTCAATGAAAAAAAATGGTGGTGGTAAGCCTAAAGATGGTAGTCTTCTAGCAAAAAAAATTCAAGACGATATCGGTGGCTTTGATAAATTTTATGAAGAATTTTCGAGTCATGGAGTAAGCCAGTTTGGCAGTGGATGGGTATGGTTAGTGCTCGAAAAAGGTAGGTTAGGAAAGCTCAAAATCACCAAGACTCCAAATGCAGATTTGCCAATAATTTATGGCCAAGTGCCACTACTCACTATGGATGTGTGGGAGCACGCCTATTATTTAGATTGTCAAAACCGTAGAATTGACTACATAAAAGTTTTCCTTGATCATTTGATTAATTGGGATTTTGCAGAAGAGAACTTAGAAGAATATATGAGATGA